The proteins below come from a single Streptomyces sp. NBC_01276 genomic window:
- a CDS encoding response regulator transcription factor, translating to MIRILIADDEPMIRAGVRAVLATDPGITVVAEAADGHQAVELVQRHRPQVAVLDIRMPGTGGLEAAAEIRRTVPGTGIVMLTTFGEDEYILRALSEGAACFLIKSGEPEELITGIRAVADGAAYLSPKVAARVVAHLAAGGAGAQAGRRSAARARVEALTARERDVLGFLGSGFSNGQIARRLRLAEGTVKAHVSSILARLGVDNRAAAAVVAHEAGVVPVPSDRLTYEES from the coding sequence ATGATCCGGATCCTGATCGCCGACGACGAGCCCATGATCCGCGCGGGCGTCCGCGCAGTCCTCGCCACCGACCCCGGCATCACCGTCGTCGCCGAGGCAGCCGATGGCCACCAGGCGGTGGAGCTGGTCCAGCGCCACCGCCCGCAGGTGGCCGTCCTCGACATCCGGATGCCGGGGACCGGCGGTCTGGAAGCCGCCGCCGAGATACGGAGGACCGTCCCCGGAACGGGGATCGTGATGCTGACGACCTTCGGCGAGGACGAGTACATCCTGCGGGCCCTGAGCGAAGGTGCCGCTTGCTTCCTGATCAAGTCCGGCGAGCCGGAGGAGCTGATCACCGGTATCCGGGCGGTTGCCGACGGCGCCGCCTACCTGTCACCGAAGGTCGCGGCACGGGTCGTCGCGCATCTCGCCGCCGGCGGTGCGGGCGCCCAGGCCGGCCGACGTTCCGCGGCCCGCGCCCGCGTCGAGGCACTGACGGCCCGGGAGCGGGACGTGCTCGGCTTCCTCGGCAGCGGGTTCTCCAACGGGCAGATCGCGCGCCGCCTGCGCCTGGCGGAGGGGACGGTGAAGGCCCACGTCAGCTCGATCCTCGCCCGCCTCGGCGTCGACAACCGGGCCGCGGCGGCCGTGGTCGCGCACGAGGCCGGCGTGGTCCCGGTGCCGTCCGACCGGCTGACGTACGAGGAAAGCTGA
- a CDS encoding histidine kinase, with product MRTLITKARVPAPVLSAGLFIGAVAAVGTGVATLWWGVPAAVCAFLAGWQPGRNRSAGAALAAVLAAAVVAVLLVPAWLGWASRFVGLLLVAALLPWFAGRFLRQSRELVRAGWERAARLEREQHLVAEQARLRERTRIAQDMHDLLGHDLSLIALSAGALKLAPGLSEDHRATARDIRARAGAAVDRLGEVIGVLREPSDLAPGSEIGTGLSEPGAGLTELERLVDRAAAAGLDVRLRVEGEAAAGDALLVVERAVQRVVQEGLTNVAKHAPGHQATVVVRHVEGRTEVSVTDEPVSTVSAAHHDHAARPEHGSWDSASGEGHRFGLIGLDERVRLAGGTFTSGPERGGFAVRARLPHRPGAVPPPRRAEPDDPGDVLPPEHHSARRRLGRTAAAAVLVPLCTTALLIGGVRAWDTVTARQSVLAPQDYALLHIGQPRADVAPYLPERQTTRRPAAPTPALQDAACEFYVQTGDPFDDRSGDIYRLCFRAGRLVSTDTYTGKAVR from the coding sequence GTGAGAACACTGATCACCAAGGCCCGGGTGCCGGCACCGGTACTGTCCGCAGGCCTCTTCATCGGGGCGGTGGCGGCCGTTGGCACAGGTGTCGCCACCCTGTGGTGGGGCGTACCGGCGGCGGTCTGCGCCTTCCTCGCGGGCTGGCAGCCGGGGCGGAACCGGAGCGCGGGGGCGGCCTTGGCCGCAGTGCTCGCGGCCGCTGTTGTGGCTGTGCTGCTGGTGCCGGCGTGGCTGGGCTGGGCGAGCCGGTTCGTCGGGTTGTTGCTCGTGGCGGCGCTGCTGCCGTGGTTCGCGGGCCGGTTCCTGCGCCAGTCCCGCGAACTGGTGCGGGCCGGGTGGGAGCGGGCCGCGCGGCTGGAGCGGGAACAGCATCTGGTCGCCGAGCAGGCCCGGTTGCGCGAGCGGACCCGGATCGCGCAGGACATGCATGACCTCCTCGGCCACGACCTCAGCCTCATCGCCCTGTCCGCGGGGGCACTGAAACTGGCCCCCGGCCTTTCTGAGGACCACAGGGCCACCGCCCGGGACATCCGCGCCAGGGCGGGAGCCGCCGTGGACCGGCTCGGCGAGGTGATCGGTGTCCTGCGCGAGCCGTCGGATCTGGCTCCGGGGTCCGAAATCGGAACTGGGCTCAGCGAACCCGGCGCCGGGCTCACCGAACTCGAACGCCTGGTGGACCGGGCGGCCGCGGCGGGGCTCGACGTCCGGCTGCGTGTGGAAGGCGAAGCGGCTGCAGGTGACGCCCTGCTGGTCGTCGAGCGGGCCGTGCAGCGCGTCGTCCAGGAGGGGCTGACGAACGTTGCCAAGCACGCGCCCGGGCACCAGGCGACCGTCGTCGTCCGGCACGTCGAAGGACGGACCGAGGTCAGTGTGACGGACGAGCCGGTGTCCACCGTGTCTGCGGCCCATCATGACCACGCCGCCCGTCCCGAACACGGGTCCTGGGATTCCGCATCCGGCGAGGGCCACCGCTTCGGGCTCATCGGCCTGGATGAACGCGTCCGACTGGCCGGGGGCACGTTCACATCCGGCCCCGAGCGCGGCGGGTTCGCCGTCCGGGCCAGGCTCCCGCACCGTCCCGGGGCCGTGCCCCCGCCGCGCCGCGCCGAGCCCGATGATCCTGGTGACGTACTGCCTCCCGAGCACCACAGTGCCCGTCGCCGGCTGGGCCGTACCGCCGCCGCGGCCGTCCTGGTGCCGCTGTGCACCACCGCGTTGCTCATCGGCGGGGTGCGGGCGTGGGACACCGTGACGGCACGGCAGTCGGTACTCGCCCCCCAGGACTACGCCCTTCTGCACATCGGCCAGCCACGCGCGGACGTGGCGCCGTACCTGCCCGAGCGCCAGACGACCCGCCGTCCCGCAGCGCCCACGCCCGCACTGCAGGATGCGGCCTGCGAGTTCTACGTACAGACCGGCGACCCCTTCGACGACCGCTCGGGGGACATCTACCGTCTCTGCTTCCGGGCCGGCCGCCTGGTCTCCACCGACACCTACACCGGGAAGGCCGTCCGATGA
- a CDS encoding STAS domain-containing protein: MITTHVQRYGTVLVSVNGTLDEDGGAALQRVLDDVTSAERDLMVDLHGTVSMDADGLLQLLALHRRAESLGLRVLVVGWQPQPQQLMADVAGIRGRHAATGERYAVAGFRRLIEERAQRARDASDFGAGWLSGV, from the coding sequence TTGATCACCACGCACGTCCAGCGTTACGGCACGGTCCTGGTCAGCGTCAACGGGACACTCGACGAGGACGGGGGCGCTGCGCTCCAGCGGGTGCTGGACGATGTCACCTCTGCCGAGCGGGACCTCATGGTCGACCTGCACGGCACGGTGTCCATGGACGCCGACGGCCTCCTGCAACTCCTGGCCCTGCACCGGCGGGCGGAGAGCCTGGGCCTGCGCGTCCTGGTCGTCGGCTGGCAGCCCCAGCCCCAGCAGCTCATGGCCGATGTCGCAGGTATCCGCGGACGCCACGCGGCCACTGGCGAGAGGTACGCTGTGGCGGGCTTTCGCCGGCTGATCGAGGAGCGGGCGCAGCGCGCACGAGACGCCTCGGATTTCGGTGCCGGGTGGCTGTCCGGCGTCTAG
- a CDS encoding CGNR zinc finger domain-containing protein yields MSSAAAESAKPSSRTVMPAVETVLAFVNTRADGGGRRELFGDGHSFAAWLAEHDEFGGETVATDADAAAARELRDALVTLLLAHSGEEESLGEPLQHAEQHLRRAGALYPLATVVTARGVELASPQAGVPGVFGTVLAAVTTFAQTGDWGRIKACRNPPCHFGFFDRTRNGAGLYCSTGCGSQVSMRNYRQRQRRESEAPPEA; encoded by the coding sequence ATGAGCAGTGCTGCAGCCGAATCCGCGAAACCCAGTTCCCGCACCGTCATGCCCGCGGTGGAGACCGTGCTCGCGTTCGTGAACACGCGCGCGGACGGAGGCGGACGGCGGGAGCTGTTCGGGGACGGGCACTCGTTCGCGGCGTGGCTCGCGGAGCACGACGAGTTCGGCGGCGAGACCGTGGCGACCGACGCCGACGCCGCGGCCGCACGCGAGCTGCGTGACGCCCTGGTGACCCTGCTGCTGGCGCACTCGGGGGAAGAGGAGAGCCTGGGCGAGCCGCTCCAGCACGCCGAGCAACACCTGCGGCGGGCAGGTGCGCTCTACCCGCTGGCGACGGTGGTCACAGCCCGTGGTGTCGAGCTGGCGTCGCCGCAGGCAGGGGTGCCAGGTGTGTTCGGAACCGTACTGGCCGCGGTGACGACCTTCGCGCAGACCGGCGACTGGGGCCGCATCAAGGCGTGCCGCAACCCCCCGTGCCATTTCGGTTTCTTCGACCGCACTCGCAACGGGGCAGGGCTGTACTGCAGTACCGGCTGCGGCTCCCAGGTGTCCATGCGCAATTACCGCCAACGGCAGCGCCGGGAGAGTGAGGCACCGCCCGAGGCGTGA
- a CDS encoding SDR family NAD(P)-dependent oxidoreductase translates to MNGTSNQQISPRTWLITGATSGIGRALTLQALENGDVVSAIARDTASLEELTEEHGDRLLLIPADVRDEQAVREAVERTLSRFGRIDVVANNAGYGLFGAVEEASDAQVRAVFDTNVFGVLNVLRATLPVLRAQRSGHILQGSSIYGQSAHPGVGLLAATKYAVEGLSDALAAEVIPLGINVTIIQPGMTATPFLSNLDVAAGLDDYDQTVREVHKGIGELPASAFSSAARIAEGIRTAVDSPNPPLRLALGTSSATGMRAALEARTADLDNWNRVTDAVDA, encoded by the coding sequence ATGAACGGAACTTCAAACCAGCAGATCAGCCCCCGCACCTGGCTCATCACCGGCGCGACCTCCGGCATCGGCCGCGCACTGACCCTCCAGGCACTGGAGAACGGCGATGTCGTCTCGGCGATCGCCCGCGACACCGCTTCCCTGGAAGAACTGACCGAAGAGCACGGCGACCGCCTGCTCCTCATCCCGGCAGACGTGCGCGATGAGCAGGCCGTCCGGGAAGCGGTGGAGCGCACGCTCTCGCGGTTCGGCCGCATCGACGTGGTGGCCAACAACGCCGGCTACGGGCTCTTCGGAGCCGTCGAGGAAGCCTCCGACGCGCAAGTCCGCGCCGTGTTCGACACCAACGTCTTCGGCGTACTCAACGTGCTCCGCGCGACGCTGCCGGTACTCCGCGCCCAGCGATCCGGACACATCCTCCAGGGCTCCTCGATCTACGGGCAGTCCGCCCACCCCGGCGTGGGACTTCTGGCCGCGACCAAGTACGCCGTCGAGGGACTGTCGGACGCACTGGCGGCCGAGGTCATACCGCTCGGCATCAATGTCACGATCATCCAGCCCGGAATGACCGCCACCCCGTTCCTGTCCAACCTCGACGTCGCGGCCGGCCTCGACGACTACGACCAGACCGTCCGCGAGGTCCACAAGGGCATCGGGGAACTACCCGCGTCCGCGTTCTCCTCCGCAGCCCGGATCGCCGAAGGCATCCGAACCGCGGTCGACAGCCCCAACCCCCCGCTGCGCCTGGCACTCGGCACCTCAAGCGCCACCGGCATGCGCGCCGCCCTGGAAGCCCGCACCGCAGACCTGGACAACTGGAATCGTGTGACCGACGCCGTCGACGCGTGA
- a CDS encoding RICIN domain-containing protein: MTGNEQKRNAFTLRSPVRNAVLLVGAIALAVAPWGDAAGSTSSASSRPARIPARVPDTCVEGAKWRLTTHVDHVCLAASRQSYVNWENFQGQFLRDASTSNGCKSGYMPREAVPGDKVCVTSAERDEAQRDAERAPSYWQATADRAIWGNLVPIPFVWDKRYSIQSDYTREGNGQHRLAVDTGGKFGDAASVILSSQGSNHTRYWFRTQRTRDGSAYRNRFEIVAAGSGKCLDVVGARTHDGARVVEYGCTGNANQRWYLERRADNKWQIRNWNSDKCLDAHNPDVNNPPPQGTHLQQWTCLGNMNQAWRILL, encoded by the coding sequence ATGACGGGAAATGAGCAGAAGAGGAACGCCTTCACCCTTCGGTCCCCGGTCAGGAATGCCGTACTCCTGGTAGGTGCCATTGCCCTTGCGGTCGCACCATGGGGCGATGCCGCAGGCTCGACATCGTCAGCCAGTAGTCGGCCTGCGCGCATCCCTGCGCGCGTCCCCGACACCTGCGTCGAGGGAGCCAAATGGCGGCTGACCACGCACGTCGACCATGTCTGCCTCGCGGCGTCACGGCAAAGCTACGTCAACTGGGAAAACTTTCAAGGCCAATTCCTACGCGATGCGAGCACCAGCAACGGATGCAAGTCGGGTTACATGCCCCGCGAGGCAGTGCCCGGGGACAAAGTCTGCGTCACGTCCGCTGAGCGGGATGAAGCGCAACGGGATGCCGAACGGGCACCCAGTTACTGGCAGGCAACGGCGGACCGTGCCATTTGGGGAAACCTTGTCCCGATCCCGTTCGTGTGGGACAAGCGTTATTCGATTCAGAGTGACTACACACGTGAAGGAAATGGTCAGCACAGACTCGCAGTGGACACCGGGGGAAAATTCGGGGATGCGGCGAGTGTGATCCTTTCGTCTCAAGGGTCGAATCACACTCGATATTGGTTCAGGACGCAGCGCACGCGGGACGGGAGCGCCTACCGCAATAGATTCGAGATTGTGGCAGCAGGCAGCGGGAAGTGCCTGGACGTGGTGGGGGCCCGGACTCATGACGGGGCTAGGGTCGTTGAATATGGCTGCACTGGTAACGCCAATCAGCGGTGGTATCTTGAGCGCCGTGCAGACAACAAGTGGCAGATTCGCAATTGGAACAGCGACAAGTGCCTCGACGCCCACAACCCGGACGTGAACAACCCCCCTCCGCAAGGAACCCATCTCCAGCAGTGGACCTGCCTCGGCAATATGAATCAGGCCTGGCGGATCCTGCTTTGA
- a CDS encoding glycoside hydrolase family 9 protein, translating to MARIRKHALGMTAAVLATTVLAAGCIQSAQGADADDSAGGPRAVVRVDQVGYAPAETKQAYLMTSVSASKASFTVRDADGKQVLKGKVGTSTGGWNSRYKAVHILDLSPLTDPGDYRIEVSGPVTATSPTFRIAAADELFGRLVQDNVRFFQAQRDGANVIPTQLRRKPSHLADHQATVYDTPAYADDETVLTAPLKRVAGPVDVEGGWNDAGDFLKFTHTASYSTASLLLAQRTTPAGGKELAAEARHGLDWLDKMWDDQSRTLYLQVGLGKGDSDDGSGKIRSDHDVWRLPEADDALDVKPGDPDYLIKHRPVFRAASPGKPISPNLAGRVAATFALAAQLDAADDPERAHHELEKAAHIYALADTDPEDQLVTAFPHGFYPEASWQDDMEFGATQLALAGQALGDGRAAAWTKQAAHWAKQYVTSDSLGTLGLGDVSALAHADLAHLLGSNAAGAEVTREQLVADLKRQLDDGSTRAARDPFRAGAVYTDFDSVPHTFGLAATAQLYQRVTGDSHYDAFATQQRNWALGANAWGSSFVIGAGTTFPHCPEHQAANLAGSLNGERDILLGGVVNGPNASAKLKDLNSFPTMRKCPEEQTNPFTVFDGRGGGFMDHVGAWQTVESADDFTATALLAFTLAATPHEENDKVN from the coding sequence ATGGCAAGAATTCGCAAGCACGCACTCGGCATGACCGCGGCCGTCCTGGCCACCACCGTCCTCGCGGCGGGCTGCATCCAATCCGCGCAGGGAGCCGATGCCGACGACTCGGCGGGAGGCCCGCGGGCGGTGGTGCGCGTCGACCAGGTCGGCTACGCCCCAGCCGAAACCAAGCAGGCCTACCTGATGACCTCCGTCTCCGCCTCCAAGGCTTCCTTCACCGTCCGCGACGCGGACGGGAAGCAGGTCCTCAAGGGCAAGGTCGGCACGTCCACCGGCGGCTGGAACAGCAGGTACAAGGCCGTACACATCCTGGACCTGTCGCCTCTCACGGACCCGGGCGACTACCGGATCGAGGTCTCCGGGCCGGTCACGGCCACCTCCCCGACGTTCCGCATCGCCGCGGCGGACGAACTGTTCGGCAGACTCGTCCAGGACAACGTCCGCTTCTTCCAAGCCCAGCGCGACGGCGCCAACGTCATACCCACGCAGCTGCGACGCAAGCCCTCCCACCTGGCCGACCACCAAGCCACCGTCTACGACACGCCCGCATACGCCGACGACGAGACGGTGCTGACCGCTCCGCTCAAGCGCGTCGCGGGCCCGGTCGACGTCGAGGGCGGATGGAACGACGCCGGCGACTTCCTCAAGTTCACCCACACCGCCTCCTACTCCACCGCGAGTCTCCTGCTCGCGCAGCGCACCACTCCGGCCGGCGGGAAGGAACTGGCGGCCGAGGCACGCCACGGGCTGGACTGGCTGGACAAGATGTGGGACGACCAGTCCCGCACCCTCTACCTCCAGGTCGGGCTCGGCAAGGGAGACTCCGACGACGGCAGCGGCAAGATCCGCTCCGACCATGACGTGTGGCGCCTACCGGAGGCGGACGACGCCCTGGACGTCAAGCCCGGCGACCCCGACTACCTGATCAAGCACCGGCCGGTCTTCCGTGCGGCATCCCCCGGCAAGCCGATCAGCCCCAACCTCGCCGGACGCGTCGCCGCCACCTTCGCCCTGGCCGCCCAGCTCGACGCCGCTGACGACCCCGAACGGGCCCACCACGAACTGGAGAAGGCCGCACACATCTACGCACTCGCAGACACCGACCCGGAAGACCAGCTGGTCACCGCCTTCCCTCACGGCTTCTACCCCGAGGCGTCCTGGCAGGACGACATGGAATTCGGCGCCACCCAGCTCGCCCTCGCCGGCCAAGCCCTCGGTGACGGCCGCGCCGCCGCCTGGACCAAGCAGGCCGCACACTGGGCCAAGCAGTACGTCACCTCGGACAGCCTCGGCACCCTCGGGCTCGGCGACGTCAGCGCCCTCGCCCACGCCGACCTCGCCCACCTCCTCGGCAGCAACGCCGCCGGCGCCGAAGTCACCCGCGAACAGCTCGTCGCCGACCTCAAGCGCCAGCTCGACGACGGCAGCACCCGCGCGGCCCGCGACCCGTTCCGCGCCGGCGCCGTCTACACCGACTTCGACTCCGTGCCCCACACCTTCGGCCTGGCCGCCACCGCCCAGCTGTACCAGCGCGTGACCGGCGACAGCCACTACGACGCCTTCGCCACCCAGCAGCGGAACTGGGCCTTGGGCGCCAACGCCTGGGGCTCCTCCTTCGTCATCGGCGCGGGCACCACCTTCCCGCACTGTCCCGAGCACCAGGCCGCCAACCTCGCCGGCAGCCTCAACGGCGAACGCGACATCCTCCTCGGAGGCGTCGTCAACGGCCCCAACGCCTCCGCCAAACTCAAGGACCTCAACTCCTTCCCCACCATGCGAAAGTGCCCGGAGGAACAGACCAACCCCTTCACCGTCTTCGACGGCCGCGGCGGCGGCTTCATGGACCACGTCGGCGCCTGGCAAACGGTCGAATCCGCAGACGACTTCACCGCCACCGCCCTGCTCGCCTTCACCCTCGCCGCCACACCCCATGAGGAGAACGACAAGGTCAACTGA
- a CDS encoding response regulator transcription factor — protein sequence MRVLVLEDDPDLGPVITTALREAGFAVDFAADLAGADFKLAVNTYDCLIADRTLPDGDALTLLAAQRKQGSTLPVLLLTALDAVTDRVAGFEHGADDYLVKPFAFAELTARVRTLCRRAQPTRLPQLHAGDLEIDLPRRRVRRAGVLLTLTAKEFAVLEILMLRAGEVVSRTDLIERCWDEHAEPLSNVVDVLIGQLRRKLGPPEIISTVRGVGYRLADPAHAL from the coding sequence ATGCGCGTACTTGTCCTCGAAGACGACCCCGACCTCGGCCCCGTGATCACCACTGCCCTACGCGAGGCGGGGTTCGCCGTCGACTTCGCCGCCGACCTCGCCGGCGCGGACTTCAAACTCGCGGTCAACACCTACGATTGCCTGATCGCGGACCGTACCCTGCCCGACGGCGACGCCCTCACCCTCCTCGCCGCCCAGCGCAAGCAGGGCTCCACCCTCCCCGTCCTGCTCCTCACCGCCCTCGACGCCGTCACCGACCGCGTCGCCGGCTTCGAACATGGTGCCGACGACTATCTCGTCAAGCCGTTCGCCTTCGCCGAACTCACCGCACGCGTACGCACCCTGTGCCGCCGCGCGCAGCCCACACGCCTACCCCAGCTCCACGCGGGCGACCTCGAAATCGACCTGCCCCGCCGCCGTGTACGGCGCGCGGGCGTGCTGCTCACCCTCACCGCGAAAGAGTTCGCCGTCCTGGAGATCTTGATGCTGCGCGCCGGCGAGGTGGTCAGCCGCACCGACCTCATCGAACGCTGCTGGGACGAACACGCCGAACCGCTCTCCAACGTCGTCGACGTCCTCATAGGCCAGCTACGCCGCAAACTCGGGCCGCCCGAGATCATCTCGACCGTGCGCGGCGTCGGCTACCGGCTCGCCGATCCAGCTCACGCGCTGTGA
- a CDS encoding HAMP domain-containing sensor histidine kinase: MTPRTPALARLQRARWATTLLFAATTSLCLLILAVLAVRIDAQSRESELDNGVSRRADGLARTVYFDRGILHLDALREDDLALSSERLAVIQAPEPGRPQIRHTPVPRSALPHQADLDEIWQQVQHDQETVLVATESGGRETQWAAAPVWDDDQIAAAVLVGADPTQSQAAHDRLIHWLVLSCAALVAAASAIGHLLSGQAMRPALRGLDRQEQFLAEAAHELRTPLATLRLVVEGGSASPSRAPSALDEAVRLVDRMGRLVTGLLVRARVEAGTHEVEMTPLRLDQLVEQAVAELPNSTGVTAVTEAVVVCGDPDLLAQAVRNLIENALRHGGGTPVHVHVTDGRVVVRDHGPGVPAKDRERLFRRRVTGPGSTGTGTGLAIVKWVADLHGGTAHLAAAPGGGLQAELNLPRPARDEESVRHSLPREGAPCSRTRPTGTR, from the coding sequence GTGACGCCGCGCACCCCCGCGCTGGCGCGCCTGCAACGCGCCCGGTGGGCGACGACCCTGCTCTTCGCCGCGACCACGTCCCTATGCCTGCTGATCCTCGCCGTCCTGGCGGTGCGCATCGACGCCCAGTCCCGCGAGAGCGAACTCGACAACGGCGTCAGCCGCAGGGCCGACGGCCTCGCCCGCACCGTGTACTTCGACCGAGGCATCCTGCACCTTGACGCCCTGCGCGAGGACGACTTGGCGCTGAGCTCCGAGCGGCTCGCCGTCATCCAAGCACCCGAACCAGGCCGGCCCCAGATCCGCCACACCCCCGTCCCGCGCTCCGCCCTGCCGCATCAGGCCGACCTGGACGAGATCTGGCAACAGGTGCAACACGATCAGGAGACTGTCCTGGTCGCCACCGAGAGCGGCGGCCGGGAGACCCAGTGGGCCGCTGCCCCCGTCTGGGACGACGACCAGATCGCCGCCGCAGTGCTGGTCGGAGCCGACCCCACACAGAGCCAGGCCGCCCACGACCGGCTCATCCACTGGCTCGTCCTGAGCTGCGCGGCTCTGGTGGCGGCCGCATCCGCCATCGGGCACCTCCTGTCCGGGCAGGCGATGCGACCTGCGCTGCGGGGACTCGACCGGCAGGAACAATTCCTGGCCGAGGCCGCCCACGAGCTCCGCACCCCGCTGGCCACCCTGCGCCTGGTGGTGGAAGGCGGCAGCGCCTCGCCGAGCCGGGCACCTTCGGCCCTGGACGAGGCCGTCAGGCTGGTCGACCGCATGGGCCGCCTGGTCACCGGCCTGTTGGTCCGGGCCAGGGTCGAGGCCGGCACACACGAGGTGGAGATGACCCCACTGCGCCTCGACCAGCTCGTCGAACAGGCCGTTGCGGAACTCCCCAACAGCACCGGCGTCACGGCCGTCACCGAGGCCGTGGTGGTCTGCGGCGACCCCGACCTCCTCGCCCAGGCGGTCCGCAACCTGATCGAGAACGCCCTGCGGCACGGCGGCGGCACACCGGTCCACGTCCACGTCACCGACGGGCGCGTCGTCGTGCGGGACCACGGCCCCGGCGTACCGGCCAAGGACCGTGAACGGCTCTTCCGACGCCGCGTCACCGGGCCTGGCAGCACCGGCACCGGAACCGGCCTCGCCATCGTCAAATGGGTCGCCGACCTCCATGGCGGCACCGCCCACCTCGCCGCGGCGCCGGGCGGCGGCCTCCAGGCAGAACTCAACCTGCCACGGCCCGCCAGGGATGAGGAATCAGTACGCCATTCGCTCCCGCGTGAGGGTGCTCCGTGCTCCCGCACCCGACCTACCGGCACACGATGA
- a CDS encoding YihY/virulence factor BrkB family protein, with the protein MEDTPAPSNRDMCDDSRRPGPEAGPEQPAHGPGPGPGPEPDVEHEAPDDPTDLPEKSWSAVLKRTLKEFQGDELADRAAALTYYSVLSLFPALLVLVSLLGVAGASTTQSVLDDLQRLAPGAARDVVSGAVRQLQGGPGTGSVLAVAGLIAAVWSASGYVAAFIRSSNAVYDIPEGRPVWKVLPLRLALTAALMVMATVSALIVVFTGSLARRAGGVLGLGETAVTVWSVAKWPVLVLLITVMIAVLYWAAPNAKGRGFRWVTPGSFLALVIWLAASAGFALYAANFGSYNKTYGTLAGVIVFLIWLWISNLAILLGLEFDAEMSRERAIVGGLPEQEEPYVEPRDTREWNEKEKRRAM; encoded by the coding sequence ATGGAGGACACCCCGGCTCCCTCGAACAGGGACATGTGCGATGACAGCCGTAGGCCCGGCCCCGAAGCGGGCCCCGAGCAGCCCGCCCACGGCCCCGGCCCCGGCCCCGGCCCCGAACCCGACGTCGAGCACGAGGCTCCCGACGACCCCACGGACCTCCCGGAGAAGTCCTGGTCAGCGGTGCTGAAGCGGACACTGAAGGAGTTCCAGGGCGACGAGCTGGCCGATCGGGCCGCCGCACTGACCTACTACAGCGTGCTGTCCCTCTTCCCCGCCCTTCTGGTGCTGGTGTCGCTGCTCGGCGTGGCCGGCGCATCCACCACCCAATCCGTCCTGGACGACCTCCAGCGGCTGGCCCCGGGCGCCGCGCGTGACGTCGTTTCGGGCGCGGTCCGCCAGCTCCAGGGCGGTCCGGGCACCGGGTCGGTGCTGGCGGTGGCCGGCCTGATCGCCGCGGTGTGGTCCGCCTCCGGATACGTCGCGGCGTTCATCCGTTCCTCGAACGCCGTCTACGACATACCCGAAGGCCGACCGGTGTGGAAGGTGCTGCCCCTGAGGCTGGCCCTCACCGCCGCCCTGATGGTCATGGCGACGGTCAGCGCCCTGATCGTGGTCTTCACCGGCAGCCTCGCCCGCCGCGCGGGAGGCGTCCTCGGGCTCGGCGAAACGGCGGTCACCGTGTGGTCGGTCGCGAAATGGCCCGTGCTGGTACTGCTGATCACCGTCATGATCGCCGTGCTGTACTGGGCGGCTCCGAACGCCAAGGGACGCGGCTTCCGCTGGGTCACCCCAGGCAGTTTCCTCGCGCTGGTGATCTGGTTGGCCGCCTCCGCCGGATTTGCCCTCTACGCGGCCAACTTCGGCTCGTACAACAAGACGTACGGCACGCTCGCAGGCGTGATCGTCTTCCTGATCTGGCTGTGGATCAGCAATCTCGCCATCCTCCTCGGCCTGGAATTCGACGCCGAGATGAGCCGCGAACGCGCCATCGTCGGCGGACTGCCCGAGCAGGAAGAGCCGTACGTGGAGCCGCGCGACACCCGCGAGTGGAACGAAAAGGAGAAGCGGCGTGCCATGTGA
- a CDS encoding potassium channel family protein yields the protein MTADEAALPGHHRARRLFGRLVWTVLRVVVSVATLVALYYVGPLDNSSKSTAVAILLSGLAGFVVLVALQVRSILRSRYPALRAVEAVAVSIPFFLLLFAAAYVAMAAHSPGSFGTHLSHTSGLYFSVTVFTTVGFGDITAKSGVAQLLVTAQMLLDLAVFGLVIKTIVDAAHRGRERMNTTPGGPPGGRAR from the coding sequence ATGACCGCCGACGAGGCGGCTCTCCCCGGCCACCATCGAGCACGGCGTCTGTTCGGCCGGCTCGTCTGGACCGTGCTGCGTGTAGTGGTCTCGGTCGCCACGCTGGTGGCCCTGTATTACGTCGGGCCCCTGGACAACTCCTCGAAGAGTACCGCCGTCGCCATCCTGCTCTCAGGTCTCGCGGGGTTCGTCGTCCTGGTGGCCCTGCAGGTCCGGTCCATTCTCCGCTCCCGGTACCCGGCGCTGCGGGCCGTCGAGGCGGTGGCCGTCAGCATTCCGTTCTTCCTGTTGCTGTTCGCGGCCGCCTACGTCGCCATGGCCGCGCATTCTCCGGGCAGCTTCGGCACGCACCTTTCCCACACCAGTGGGCTCTACTTCTCCGTCACGGTGTTCACCACCGTCGGGTTCGGCGACATCACGGCCAAGTCCGGGGTGGCTCAGCTGCTGGTCACCGCGCAGATGCTTTTGGACCTGGCCGTCTTCGGCCTGGTCATCAAGACCATCGTGGATGCGGCTCACCGCGGACGGGAACGCATGAACACCACGCCGGGCGGGCCTCCCGGGGGCCGGGCGCGGTGA